From a region of the Anaeromyxobacter sp. genome:
- a CDS encoding NAD(P)-binding domain-containing protein, producing MDRGLIIVIGALSAAFVAGVYHLVRRALRDRRDSAALRLKIEKNQHIPKSLHPVVDTDVCIGSLSCLKACPEGDILGIVDHAARLVHADHCIGHGKCAAECPVGAIKLVFGTSERGVDLPEVDQYFESSRPGVHVVGELGGMGLIKNAITQGLQVAERLAEVVTGGGQVVVVGAGPAGLGTALGLKARGVAFRLLEQDTLGGSVAHYPRRKVAMTERVELPFIGKFGKKLISKEELLEGWAQVVAKADLRLEQGVKVGAIEGQDGRFQVHTSAGVVEAAKVVLAIGRRGTPRKLGAPGEDQEKVLYGLKDPDQFDGQRVLVVGGGDSALEAAIQLATESSAEVAISYRSPEFGRCREANRARLGQLVAAGKVKALMASTVTAIDPDEVRLDVGGHAVHLPNDFVIVNVGGELPTEFLQQAGVTMRRFHGEALGSPKAGQGAQRRRHAGTADDLKLMRRLWILRGLYTVAGAALLAFLTWKGFDYYELSKVARLGHPRHLELKSAGPWGHGVGIVATAFMLSNFLYAVRKRGEPFMEWGDIRGWLDFHVFVGTMSPLVIAFHAAFQANNVLATATTVALGVVMATGIIGRYIFGLVPAQGGRAEAFEDLTANFERLRAFAAPGLAHVGPGAAAILDRATAPVQAGSMLTLFLRFPFETAALRLRLRWLRRRFPDPETYLDLKRALVKLMRLRWQLRFYGSLKALLRGWRVFHATMAIFLVLSLSAHIAVSLYLGYGLK from the coding sequence ATGGACAGAGGACTGATCATCGTCATCGGCGCGCTCAGCGCCGCATTCGTCGCAGGGGTCTACCACCTCGTGCGCAGGGCCCTGCGCGACCGCCGGGACTCGGCCGCGCTGCGGCTGAAGATCGAGAAGAACCAGCACATCCCCAAGTCGCTCCACCCGGTGGTCGACACCGACGTGTGCATCGGCAGCCTCTCCTGCCTGAAGGCCTGCCCGGAGGGCGACATCCTGGGCATCGTGGACCACGCCGCCCGGCTGGTGCACGCCGACCACTGCATCGGCCACGGCAAGTGCGCCGCCGAGTGCCCGGTGGGGGCCATCAAGCTGGTCTTCGGCACCTCCGAGCGCGGGGTGGACCTGCCGGAGGTGGACCAGTACTTCGAGTCCTCGCGGCCGGGCGTGCACGTGGTGGGCGAGCTGGGCGGCATGGGGCTCATCAAGAACGCCATCACCCAGGGGCTGCAGGTGGCGGAGCGGCTGGCCGAGGTGGTGACGGGCGGCGGCCAGGTGGTGGTGGTGGGCGCCGGGCCGGCCGGGCTGGGCACCGCGCTCGGGCTCAAGGCCCGCGGCGTGGCCTTCCGGCTCCTCGAGCAGGACACCCTGGGCGGCTCGGTGGCGCACTACCCGCGCCGCAAGGTGGCCATGACCGAGCGGGTGGAGCTGCCCTTCATCGGCAAGTTCGGCAAGAAGCTCATCAGCAAGGAGGAGCTGCTGGAGGGCTGGGCGCAGGTGGTGGCCAAGGCCGACCTGCGGCTGGAGCAGGGCGTCAAGGTCGGGGCCATCGAGGGGCAGGACGGCCGCTTCCAGGTGCACACCAGCGCCGGCGTGGTGGAGGCCGCCAAGGTGGTGCTGGCCATCGGCCGGCGCGGCACCCCGCGCAAGCTCGGCGCGCCCGGCGAGGACCAGGAGAAGGTGCTCTACGGCCTGAAGGACCCGGACCAGTTCGACGGCCAGCGGGTGCTGGTGGTGGGCGGCGGGGACTCGGCCCTGGAGGCGGCCATCCAGCTGGCCACCGAGTCGTCGGCCGAGGTGGCCATCAGCTACCGCAGCCCGGAGTTCGGCCGCTGCCGCGAGGCCAACCGGGCCAGGCTGGGGCAGCTGGTGGCGGCCGGCAAGGTGAAGGCGCTGATGGCCTCCACGGTCACCGCCATCGACCCGGACGAGGTCCGCCTCGACGTGGGCGGCCACGCGGTGCACCTGCCCAACGACTTCGTCATCGTCAACGTGGGCGGCGAGCTGCCCACCGAGTTCCTGCAGCAGGCCGGCGTGACCATGCGCCGGTTCCACGGTGAGGCGCTGGGGTCGCCCAAGGCGGGCCAGGGGGCGCAGAGGCGGCGCCACGCGGGCACCGCCGACGACCTCAAGCTGATGCGCCGGCTCTGGATCCTGCGCGGCCTCTACACGGTGGCCGGGGCGGCGCTGCTGGCCTTCCTCACCTGGAAGGGCTTCGACTACTACGAGCTCTCCAAGGTGGCGCGGCTGGGCCACCCGCGGCACCTGGAGCTCAAGTCCGCCGGTCCCTGGGGGCACGGGGTGGGCATCGTGGCCACCGCCTTCATGCTCTCCAACTTCCTCTACGCCGTGCGCAAGCGCGGCGAGCCGTTCATGGAGTGGGGCGACATCCGCGGCTGGCTCGACTTCCACGTCTTCGTGGGCACCATGAGCCCGCTGGTCATCGCCTTCCACGCCGCCTTCCAGGCCAACAACGTGCTGGCCACCGCCACCACCGTGGCGCTCGGGGTGGTGATGGCCACCGGCATCATCGGCCGCTACATCTTCGGGCTGGTGCCGGCCCAGGGTGGGCGGGCCGAGGCCTTCGAGGACCTGACCGCCAACTTCGAGCGGCTGCGGGCCTTCGCGGCGCCCGGGCTGGCCCACGTGGGCCCCGGCGCCGCCGCCATCCTCGACCGGGCCACCGCCCCCGTGCAGGCGGGCTCGATGCTGACGCTCTTCCTGCGCTTCCCCTTCGAGACGGCGGCGCTGCGGCTGCGGCTGCGCTGGCTGCGGCGCCGCTTCCCCGACCCCGAGACCTACCTCGACCTCAAGCGGGCGCTGGTCAAGCTGATGCGGCTGCGCTGGCAGCTGCGGTTCTACGGATCGCTCAAGGCGCTGCTGCGCGGCTGGCGGGTCTTCCACGCCACCATGGCCATCTTCCTCGTGCTGTCGCTCTCGGCGCACATCGCGGTCTCCCTCTACCTCGGATACGGGCTCAAGTGA
- a CDS encoding cytochrome C encodes MTSACLLALALAAPSAAPARAAALTPAAPPALQAAVPGPARPVFPADLVARPPGAHAGETRCGFCHTAEGWKKVSFSHDRTGFPLTGRHRDVTCSACHPGSDFVKPVPRACAACHRDVHAQRLGQRCDRCHDTSSFQQASFGPDAHRRTSFPLTGRHAALPCEECHGDRRDRSFSRPVSRCVGCHQQDYDRTAADPALLDHVQAGFSTDCRGCHGAWRFRPGGFPAHDTCFAIRAGPHAGIGCRDCHVGGIPPYVAGQPMTCSPTPAAVPPADCMRCHASPAADHQGVPGYLPSNPRCYECHRFSTSFPRTTGGAR; translated from the coding sequence GTGACCTCCGCCTGCCTGCTCGCCCTGGCGCTCGCCGCGCCGTCCGCGGCGCCCGCCCGCGCCGCCGCCCTCACGCCCGCCGCCCCGCCCGCGCTCCAGGCGGCCGTCCCCGGGCCGGCCAGGCCGGTCTTCCCGGCCGACCTGGTGGCCCGGCCGCCCGGCGCCCACGCCGGCGAGACCCGCTGCGGCTTCTGCCACACCGCCGAGGGGTGGAAGAAGGTCAGCTTCTCGCACGACAGGACCGGCTTCCCGCTCACCGGCCGCCACCGCGACGTGACCTGCTCGGCCTGCCACCCGGGCAGCGACTTCGTCAAGCCGGTCCCGCGCGCCTGCGCCGCCTGCCACCGCGACGTGCACGCCCAGCGGCTCGGCCAGCGCTGCGACCGCTGCCACGACACCAGCTCCTTCCAGCAGGCCTCCTTCGGGCCCGACGCCCACCGCCGCACCAGCTTCCCGCTCACCGGCCGCCACGCCGCGCTGCCCTGCGAGGAGTGCCACGGCGATCGGCGTGACCGATCCTTCTCCCGGCCGGTCTCCCGGTGTGTCGGCTGCCACCAGCAGGACTACGATCGCACCGCGGCCGACCCGGCGCTGCTGGATCACGTCCAGGCCGGTTTCTCCACCGACTGCCGCGGCTGCCACGGGGCCTGGCGCTTCCGGCCGGGCGGCTTCCCGGCGCACGACACCTGCTTCGCCATCCGCGCCGGGCCACACGCCGGCATCGGGTGCCGCGACTGCCACGTCGGGGGCATCCCGCCCTACGTGGCGGGCCAGCCCATGACCTGCAGCCCGACCCCGGCCGCCGTGCCGCCGGCCGACTGCATGCGCTGCCACGCCAGCCCCGCGGCGGACCACCAGGGCGTGCCCGGGTACCTGCCCTCCAACCCGCGCTGCTACGAGTGCCACCGCTTCTCGACCAGCTTCCCACGCACCACCGGAGGTGCCCGATGA
- a CDS encoding endonuclease/exonuclease/phosphatase family protein, whose product MRAHWLIPLLLPACGPAVPRTPASGADDPSSAAGAVVRLASWNVHDLFDEVDRLAPPGELDEAQAPAEVEGRLGQVAAVLARLDADAVLLQEVEDLALLGRLAERAGYPEARLLEGNDPRGIDVALLSRLPVTWYVGHAAERLPDGRPAWPRDAVEAGLLAGGRVVALVGSHLSSHLSDPGGVRRAGQAARLRALADARAAAPGALVLVGGDLNDEAGAPALAPLFADGAWVDAAAGLPAPLAWTWSGAAGRGALDHLAIGAGEAWRLLAVRVEGGADVAAASDHRPVVVDLLVR is encoded by the coding sequence ATGCGCGCCCACTGGCTCATCCCCCTGCTCCTGCCGGCCTGCGGGCCGGCCGTCCCGCGGACCCCGGCCTCCGGCGCGGACGATCCCTCCAGCGCCGCCGGCGCGGTGGTGCGGCTGGCCAGCTGGAACGTGCACGACCTGTTCGACGAGGTGGACCGGCTGGCGCCGCCGGGCGAGCTCGACGAGGCGCAGGCGCCCGCGGAGGTGGAGGGGCGCCTCGGGCAGGTGGCCGCGGTGCTGGCCCGGCTGGACGCCGACGCGGTGCTGCTCCAGGAGGTGGAGGACCTGGCGCTGCTCGGCCGGCTGGCCGAGCGCGCCGGCTACCCCGAGGCGCGGCTGCTGGAGGGGAACGACCCCCGGGGCATCGACGTGGCGCTCCTCTCGCGCCTGCCGGTGACCTGGTACGTCGGCCACGCCGCCGAGCGGTTGCCGGACGGGCGGCCCGCCTGGCCGCGCGACGCGGTGGAGGCCGGGCTGCTGGCCGGGGGGCGGGTGGTGGCCCTGGTGGGCAGCCACCTCTCGTCCCACCTGTCGGACCCCGGCGGCGTCCGCCGGGCCGGACAGGCGGCCCGCCTCAGGGCGCTGGCCGACGCCCGGGCGGCGGCGCCGGGGGCCCTGGTGCTGGTGGGCGGTGACCTCAACGACGAGGCCGGCGCGCCGGCGCTGGCGCCGCTCTTCGCGGACGGCGCCTGGGTGGACGCGGCGGCCGGCCTGCCGGCGCCGCTGGCCTGGACCTGGTCCGGCGCGGCCGGGCGCGGCGCGCTCGATCACCTGGCCATCGGCGCGGGGGAGGCCTGGCGCCTGCTGGCGGTGCGGGTGGAGGGCGGGGCGGACGTGGCGGCCGCCAGCGACCACCGGCCGGTGGTGGTGGACCTGCTGGTGCGGTGA
- a CDS encoding hemerythrin family protein: MATQPIFFVWKDSFALGLPEVDGEHRQFFEIMNRCARVASQGATPTEVQLVLQELATYARLHFAHEEAALDRVGYPELDLQQAEHRRFSRELERIRALEAPSMLAALALTRDWLLQHIMGSDRRYVAWITKDRVGAFAG, encoded by the coding sequence ATGGCCACGCAGCCCATCTTCTTCGTCTGGAAGGACAGCTTCGCCCTCGGCCTCCCCGAGGTCGACGGCGAGCACCGCCAGTTCTTCGAGATCATGAACCGGTGCGCCCGGGTCGCCTCGCAGGGCGCCACGCCCACCGAGGTGCAGCTGGTCCTGCAGGAGCTGGCCACCTACGCCAGGCTCCACTTCGCCCACGAGGAGGCGGCGCTCGACCGCGTCGGCTACCCCGAGCTCGACCTGCAGCAGGCCGAGCACCGGCGCTTCTCGCGGGAGCTGGAGCGGATCCGCGCCCTGGAGGCCCCGTCCATGCTGGCGGCGCTGGCGCTCACCCGTGACTGGCTGCTGCAGCACATCATGGGCAGCGACCGCCGGTACGTGGCCTGGATCACCAAGGACCGCGTCGGCGCCTTCGCCGGCTGA